A genomic window from Alkalihalobacillus sp. AL-G includes:
- a CDS encoding cysteine desulfurase family protein, translated as MIYFDNSATTKPFPEVLKTYVTVSENYFANPSSIHRLGSEVERLLSKARMQLAQLIGVDQNEIIFTSGGTEANNLAIKGIATRHHTRGKHIITTEVEHASCFEAFKQLEDIGFDVTYLSVDQNGRISAEDVERALRDDTILVSVMHVNNEIGTIQPVQEIGELLKQYPKTFFHVDHIQAIGKVPLQYKHSGIDLCSFSSHKFHGPKGVGFLYVRKGVSPYPLLAGGAQERNFRAGTENVPGIVGMTKALRLTFEKAETNMGKMKELTSYLREQLNDMETTCINTPENESAPHILNFSVPGIKPEVLIHALEEREIYVSTKSACSSKSNDISRVLEATGHDYARASSAIRISFNFDNTLQEGQRFVEYLSEVISNLKKVMR; from the coding sequence ATGATTTATTTTGATAATAGTGCAACTACAAAACCTTTTCCTGAGGTACTGAAAACCTACGTAACCGTTTCTGAAAATTATTTCGCGAATCCATCCTCAATCCATCGTCTCGGTAGTGAGGTTGAACGTTTGCTTTCGAAAGCACGCATGCAACTCGCGCAATTGATTGGAGTAGACCAAAACGAAATCATATTTACATCTGGTGGTACAGAGGCGAACAACTTGGCAATCAAAGGTATCGCTACCCGTCACCATACCCGTGGGAAACATATCATTACGACAGAGGTTGAACATGCTTCTTGCTTTGAGGCATTCAAACAACTAGAAGACATTGGTTTTGATGTCACTTATTTATCAGTGGATCAGAACGGTCGAATATCAGCTGAAGATGTCGAGCGTGCCTTGCGGGATGATACCATCCTTGTTTCGGTAATGCATGTGAATAATGAAATTGGAACAATCCAGCCCGTCCAAGAGATCGGCGAGCTTTTAAAACAATATCCTAAAACATTTTTCCATGTCGATCATATACAAGCTATCGGAAAAGTTCCTTTACAGTATAAACATTCAGGTATCGACTTATGTTCCTTTTCCAGTCATAAGTTTCATGGGCCAAAGGGTGTCGGTTTTTTATATGTCCGAAAGGGTGTCTCACCTTATCCATTACTGGCTGGGGGAGCACAGGAGCGAAATTTTCGAGCTGGGACTGAAAATGTTCCAGGAATCGTAGGGATGACGAAAGCACTTCGTTTGACCTTTGAAAAAGCTGAAACGAACATGGGTAAAATGAAGGAGCTAACGTCGTATCTAAGAGAACAGCTAAACGACATGGAGACGACCTGCATCAACACCCCGGAAAATGAAAGTGCTCCTCATATCTTGAACTTTTCAGTACCTGGGATTAAGCCAGAGGTACTGATTCATGCTCTTGAGGAAAGAGAGATCTATGTTTCCACCAAATCTGCCTGTTCTTCTAAATCCAATGACATTAGTCGTGTTCTTGAAGCAACAGGTCATGACTACGCTCGTGCGAGCAGTGCAATCCGAATAAGCTTTAATTTTGA
- the brnQ gene encoding branched-chain amino acid transport system II carrier protein, whose translation MERKRLSTKETLTIGLMMFALFLGAGNMIFPPSLGQSAGTSVWIAIIGFLITGVGLPLLGVIAIGLTGGTLKELAGRVNPKFAIIFSTIMYLAIGPLFGIPRTGTVAFEIGVTPFLPDVMNENGLPLLIYTIVFFGITFWFSLNPTKLVDRIGKVLTPILILVIGLIVVKGIVDPMGTPSIPKGDYASNPFFTGFINGYLTMDAIAALVFGIVVINAVKSRGVTDRKEIAKSTTKAGLIAVSGLALVYLSLAYIGATSRNVIGVTDNGGAILTGAAEVLYGQLGLVLLSLAITFACLTTSIGLVTACGEFFNKLMPNVSYNLIIGILCIFSAAVGNVGLTQLINMTLPILIGIYPLAIALIVYSFFHRQFGGYREVYIGGLLGAGVVSFFDALKQMKLNITPVTDLMSTYIPLYDQGVGWLVPSLILAIIGYMFERSRTHTAHSAENPNNA comes from the coding sequence ATGGAACGAAAGAGACTATCAACGAAAGAAACCTTAACGATTGGATTAATGATGTTCGCTCTATTTCTTGGAGCTGGAAATATGATATTCCCACCCTCTCTCGGTCAAAGCGCTGGAACCAGTGTGTGGATTGCAATAATTGGATTTCTAATCACAGGAGTCGGCTTGCCATTACTAGGGGTTATTGCCATTGGTTTAACCGGGGGTACATTAAAAGAGTTAGCAGGACGTGTAAATCCTAAATTTGCAATTATCTTTTCAACTATCATGTATTTAGCAATTGGACCTTTATTTGGAATTCCTAGAACGGGGACTGTCGCATTCGAAATCGGTGTAACTCCATTTCTTCCAGATGTGATGAATGAAAATGGACTACCGCTGCTTATTTATACAATTGTATTTTTCGGAATTACCTTCTGGTTCTCACTTAATCCGACAAAATTGGTCGATCGGATCGGTAAGGTTTTAACACCGATCTTAATTTTGGTTATTGGCTTAATCGTTGTTAAGGGAATCGTTGACCCAATGGGCACCCCCTCTATTCCAAAAGGGGATTATGCATCGAATCCATTCTTTACAGGTTTCATTAATGGTTATCTTACAATGGATGCCATTGCAGCACTTGTTTTTGGAATCGTTGTCATTAATGCCGTGAAATCCAGAGGTGTGACGGATAGAAAGGAAATTGCAAAATCAACGACCAAAGCAGGGCTTATTGCTGTTAGCGGACTAGCACTCGTTTACCTCTCACTTGCCTATATTGGTGCAACGAGTCGAAATGTTATTGGCGTCACCGATAACGGCGGAGCTATTTTAACTGGGGCTGCTGAGGTTTTATACGGTCAATTAGGACTTGTACTTCTTTCTTTGGCGATTACGTTTGCATGCCTAACCACCTCAATTGGACTTGTAACAGCTTGTGGAGAGTTTTTCAACAAATTAATGCCGAACGTATCGTACAACTTGATTATCGGAATCCTTTGTATATTCAGTGCAGCTGTTGGTAACGTGGGATTAACCCAGTTGATAAACATGACACTACCGATATTGATTGGAATTTATCCTTTAGCGATCGCATTGATTGTTTATTCATTCTTCCACCGTCAATTTGGGGGATACCGAGAAGTATATATCGGAGGTTTACTTGGTGCAGGAGTGGTAAGTTTCTTCGATGCATTGAAGCAAATGAAGCTTAATATAACGCCTGTAACAGATTTGATGAGCACATACATTCCGCTATATGACCAAGGAGTTGGTTGGCTTGTTCCGTCCCTGATCCTTGCTATTATCGGTTATATGTTTGAAAGAAGCCGTACCCATACTGCACACAGCGCCGAAAATCCAAACAATGCATAA
- the ezrA gene encoding septation ring formation regulator EzrA — protein MIYILVALVVVLSVFIGFGTYSRKKVYDQIDHLESQKINIMNRPLSEEIAKVKALEMIGETEKKFESWRSDWDEIVAVELPDLEENLFDAEEAADKYRFKKARGILSETRRQIFNIEEMIDEISGEIDELVKSEELNRKEIAEMTELHKGLRKHLITHYRALGPLAEKFEARLEEISTDFSKYGEETENGNHIGARTYIVQLDEKLRDLKYKLEVVPDLLYQFQTEIPAMIKELKEGLAEMNEQGYRVDQLGIEKELEVVHYAYDLIKEKVNAVEVQAAKEEMSQLNKKLEELYDMLESEVLAKQFVLSEGVEVKKNVEKLGNEIQDMKEETNVVRLSYQIEQENIDLQERLENSFEKIEKRASTCFHSIEEEDQSFTSIKEVFDTVTKQLEELREMTEIYKEKLQNLRKDELDAVDKIQEFRKKLIDANKEVHRNNLPGLPETYYDALQDAEYKLQVVSSKLSDKPLQMADVLNQLIEAEEAVDEVYSKTNHLIDRAIWAERLIQYGNRYRSKYITVAVKLSEAEQAFRTYEYEIALEHAAEALDSVEPGILKEFEESFQSKETV, from the coding sequence ATGATTTATATCTTAGTTGCACTAGTCGTTGTTCTTTCTGTTTTTATCGGTTTTGGTACATATTCCAGAAAAAAGGTCTATGATCAGATCGACCATCTCGAGTCACAAAAAATCAATATCATGAACCGTCCCTTATCAGAAGAAATTGCTAAGGTGAAAGCCCTTGAGATGATAGGCGAAACAGAAAAAAAGTTTGAAAGCTGGCGATCCGATTGGGACGAAATCGTAGCCGTAGAACTTCCGGATCTTGAAGAGAATCTATTTGATGCAGAAGAAGCTGCGGACAAGTATCGATTTAAAAAAGCACGCGGCATCTTATCAGAAACAAGACGACAGATATTCAATATTGAAGAAATGATTGATGAAATCTCAGGTGAAATCGATGAACTCGTCAAGAGTGAAGAATTGAACCGAAAAGAAATAGCTGAAATGACTGAACTGCATAAAGGACTTCGAAAGCATCTGATTACCCACTATCGTGCATTAGGGCCTTTAGCTGAAAAATTCGAAGCACGACTAGAAGAAATTTCAACAGATTTCAGCAAATATGGTGAGGAAACAGAAAACGGCAACCATATTGGCGCTCGTACATACATTGTGCAACTTGATGAGAAGCTCAGAGATTTGAAATATAAACTAGAGGTTGTTCCGGATCTTCTTTACCAGTTTCAAACTGAAATTCCGGCGATGATCAAAGAACTGAAAGAGGGATTAGCCGAAATGAATGAGCAAGGCTATCGCGTCGATCAGCTAGGGATTGAAAAAGAACTGGAAGTCGTCCATTATGCGTACGACCTCATCAAGGAAAAAGTAAATGCTGTAGAAGTTCAGGCAGCAAAGGAAGAAATGTCACAGTTAAATAAAAAGCTGGAAGAACTCTACGATATGCTCGAGTCTGAAGTGTTGGCTAAACAATTCGTACTATCTGAGGGTGTAGAAGTAAAGAAAAATGTTGAAAAGCTTGGTAATGAGATTCAGGACATGAAAGAAGAGACGAATGTCGTTCGATTAAGCTATCAGATCGAACAGGAAAACATTGATTTACAGGAACGACTTGAAAATTCATTTGAAAAAATCGAAAAACGTGCTTCGACGTGCTTCCACTCAATTGAAGAGGAGGATCAGTCGTTTACCTCTATAAAAGAAGTGTTTGATACGGTTACTAAGCAACTGGAAGAATTAAGAGAAATGACGGAGATTTATAAGGAAAAGCTTCAAAATCTTCGTAAGGATGAACTTGATGCAGTTGATAAAATACAAGAATTCCGCAAAAAACTGATTGATGCGAATAAAGAAGTTCACCGTAATAATTTGCCAGGGCTACCTGAAACGTATTATGATGCTCTTCAGGATGCTGAATATAAGCTTCAAGTCGTTTCTTCAAAATTATCTGATAAGCCACTTCAAATGGCTGATGTTTTGAATCAATTGATTGAAGCAGAGGAAGCTGTAGATGAAGTTTATTCTAAAACAAATCATTTAATCGATCGAGCTATTTGGGCAGAGCGTTTGATCCAATATGGCAATCGTTATCGTAGTAAATATATCACGGTCGCAGTAAAATTATCCGAAGCAGAACAAGCCTTTCGTACCTATGAATATGAGATTGCGTTAGAGCATGCTGCAGAGGCTCTGGATTCTGTAGAACCTGGTATTTTGAAGGAATTTGAAGAAAGCTTTCAATCTAAGGAAACAGTATAA
- the hisJ gene encoding histidinol-phosphatase HisJ, which translates to MVLFDGHVHTPYCPHGTKDALHRYVEKAIQLGFKGLTFTEHAPLPESFVDPTPNQDSGMNLGQLEEYLIDIRNLKKQYENEFMIFAGLEIDYIEGFEEESINFLDQYGKELDDSILSVHFLKAQDGYHCLDYSPEAFEQLLRVHGNVESVYELYYQTLQKSILVDLGAYKPKRIGHITLVMKFRKRFPNPNINKMAIQSILRSIAEHEMQLDYNGSGVAKPLCGEPYPPDWVIDESLHYKIPLVYGSDAHQAKEMGRGLNRLKKNAPLVRPV; encoded by the coding sequence ATGGTATTATTCGACGGACATGTCCATACCCCGTATTGTCCACACGGAACGAAAGATGCACTTCACAGATATGTTGAGAAAGCCATACAATTAGGTTTTAAAGGGCTCACCTTTACCGAGCATGCTCCATTACCAGAATCATTTGTTGATCCCACTCCAAATCAAGATAGCGGAATGAATCTTGGCCAACTTGAAGAATATTTAATAGACATCCGTAACCTTAAAAAACAATATGAAAATGAATTTATGATCTTCGCTGGACTTGAAATCGATTATATTGAGGGCTTTGAAGAAGAATCAATCAATTTCCTCGATCAGTATGGAAAAGAGTTAGACGACAGTATTTTATCCGTACATTTCTTAAAGGCACAGGATGGCTATCATTGCCTGGATTACAGCCCGGAAGCATTCGAACAATTATTACGAGTCCATGGGAATGTCGAATCCGTTTATGAGTTGTATTATCAAACGCTACAGAAGTCTATTCTTGTTGATTTGGGAGCATATAAACCGAAACGAATCGGCCACATCACTCTCGTCATGAAGTTTAGAAAAAGATTCCCAAATCCGAACATTAATAAGATGGCCATTCAATCTATACTTAGATCCATCGCTGAACATGAAATGCAGCTAGACTATAATGGTTCGGGTGTGGCGAAGCCTTTATGTGGGGAGCCTTATCCACCTGATTGGGTAATCGATGAATCTCTACATTACAAAATACCACTTGTATACGGGTCGGATGCTCATCAAGCTAAAGAAATGGGGCGTGGCCTTAACCGTTTGAAAAAAAATGCACCACTCGTGCGACCAGTTTAG
- a CDS encoding GAF domain-containing protein: MFNVGAYKGTREENYQMVIKQLNALLEGETDQIANLANASALLNTFLEDVNWVGFYLQRGNELVLGPFQGLPACVRIKVGKGVCGTAVKELKTMRIKDVHQFPGHIACDSASRSEIVVPIHKNGKTIGVLDIDSPSTSRFDEVDQKYLEQFVEVLTTYL; this comes from the coding sequence GTGTTTAACGTCGGTGCATACAAAGGAACACGAGAAGAAAACTATCAAATGGTCATCAAACAGCTCAATGCTTTGCTTGAAGGAGAAACGGATCAAATTGCAAACCTTGCAAATGCTTCTGCACTACTAAATACGTTCCTTGAGGACGTCAACTGGGTCGGTTTTTATTTACAGCGCGGAAACGAGCTTGTCCTCGGACCGTTCCAAGGGCTTCCGGCATGTGTGCGAATTAAAGTTGGCAAAGGGGTTTGTGGTACTGCGGTTAAGGAATTAAAGACGATGCGAATTAAAGATGTTCATCAATTCCCCGGACATATCGCGTGTGATTCAGCTTCACGATCTGAAATCGTTGTTCCGATTCATAAGAACGGGAAAACAATCGGGGTTCTTGACATCGACAGTCCGTCTACATCCCGCTTTGATGAAGTTGATCAGAAGTATCTTGAGCAATTCGTCGAAGTTTTGACAACTTACCTATAA
- the megL gene encoding methionine gamma-lyase, whose product MKKDRRFETQVIHTGYSSEQHHGSLAPPIYSTSTFVFPDAETGEQRFAGDQDGYIYSRLGNPTVKMLEERIAVLEGGEKGLAFGSGMAAVSAVLLGLTRSQDHILCSQGVYGCTFGLLRMMKDKFDIDHDLIDMSDPEVIETHIRPNTQVIFIETPINPTMTLVDLEMVSQVAARHNIMVVVDNTFCTPYIQRPLSLGCHIVIHSATKYIGGHGDVVAGLVVSDSDTIDMLASTTQKDIGGVMSPFDAWLLLRGLKTLPVRMDRHCDNAIYIANALKAHPSVEHVFYPGNDESSDYYIAQKQMTRPGGVISFTINGGKEDAQKLINTLQLLKIAVSLGDAETLIQHPATMTHAVVPEESRTKMGITDNLIRISVGLESKEDIWEDLEQALEVIKYV is encoded by the coding sequence ATGAAGAAAGATAGAAGATTTGAAACACAAGTCATTCATACCGGATATTCATCAGAACAGCATCACGGATCCCTTGCTCCACCCATCTATTCAACATCAACATTTGTTTTCCCTGATGCTGAAACGGGAGAACAGCGATTTGCTGGCGATCAGGATGGATACATTTATTCAAGACTCGGGAACCCTACTGTAAAAATGCTAGAGGAACGGATTGCCGTATTGGAAGGTGGAGAGAAAGGACTTGCATTCGGTTCTGGGATGGCTGCGGTATCTGCGGTGCTACTCGGTTTAACACGATCGCAAGACCATATTCTTTGTTCGCAAGGTGTGTACGGCTGTACATTCGGGCTATTACGGATGATGAAGGACAAGTTTGATATTGATCATGACCTTATCGATATGTCTGATCCTGAAGTCATCGAGACTCACATCCGTCCAAATACACAAGTCATTTTTATCGAGACGCCGATCAATCCTACAATGACACTTGTTGATTTAGAGATGGTTAGTCAAGTAGCAGCACGCCATAACATTATGGTCGTTGTCGACAATACGTTTTGCACACCTTACATTCAACGTCCGTTATCACTTGGTTGCCATATCGTTATTCATAGTGCAACGAAATATATCGGCGGTCATGGGGATGTCGTTGCAGGCTTGGTTGTCAGTGATTCAGATACGATAGATATGCTTGCTTCGACAACGCAAAAAGATATTGGTGGAGTAATGTCCCCCTTTGATGCATGGCTGTTGCTTAGAGGATTGAAGACACTGCCGGTCCGTATGGATCGTCATTGTGACAATGCCATTTATATAGCGAATGCCCTAAAGGCACATCCATCAGTTGAACATGTATTTTACCCGGGTAATGATGAGTCCTCCGACTATTATATTGCCCAAAAACAAATGACGCGTCCCGGTGGGGTGATCAGCTTTACAATCAATGGTGGAAAAGAGGATGCCCAAAAGCTGATCAATACATTACAGCTATTAAAGATTGCGGTCAGCCTTGGTGATGCTGAGACATTAATTCAACACCCGGCAACTATGACACATGCTGTTGTACCAGAAGAATCCAGAACAAAAATGGGGATAACGGATAACTTGATTCGTATTTCAGTAGGACTTGAATCGAAGGAGGATATTTGGGAAGACCTAGAGCAGGCGCTTGAAGTCATCAAATATGTATAG
- the rpsD gene encoding 30S ribosomal protein S4: MARYTGPKWKISRRLGISLSGTGKELEKRPYAPGQHGANQRRKISEYGLQLQEKQKLRHMYGVNERQFRRLFDDAGKMGGIHGEQFMVLLESRLDNIVYRLGLARTRRQARQLVNHGHVTVDGKRVDIPSYRLALGQVVGLREKSSNLDIVKEALEASNFVPEYLTFDENKLEGTYTRYPERSELPAEITEALIVEYYSR; this comes from the coding sequence ATGGCTCGTTATACTGGACCAAAATGGAAAATATCTCGTCGATTAGGGATCTCACTGAGTGGGACTGGGAAGGAATTAGAAAAACGCCCTTACGCACCAGGACAACACGGTGCTAACCAACGCAGAAAGATCTCTGAATATGGACTTCAGCTTCAAGAGAAGCAAAAGCTTCGTCACATGTATGGAGTAAATGAACGACAATTCCGCCGTTTGTTTGATGATGCTGGTAAGATGGGCGGAATCCACGGTGAACAATTCATGGTTCTTCTTGAATCACGTCTTGATAACATCGTATATCGCTTAGGACTTGCTCGTACGCGTCGTCAAGCTCGTCAATTGGTAAACCACGGTCACGTGACTGTTGACGGAAAACGTGTAGACATTCCATCTTATCGTTTGGCACTTGGTCAAGTTGTTGGTCTTCGTGAAAAATCTAGCAACCTTGACATCGTTAAGGAAGCACTTGAAGCAAGCAACTTCGTACCTGAGTACCTAACATTTGATGAAAATAAGCTTGAAGGAACGTACACTCGTTACCCTGAGCGTTCTGAACTTCCTGCTGAGATTACAGAAGCACTTATCGTCGAATACTACTCACGTTAA
- the tyrS gene encoding tyrosine--tRNA ligase, whose protein sequence is MTTEHTLTTEQMEEVERQLSILRRGIIEVVPEDDLKRKLEKSIRTNTPLKVKLGLDPSAPDVHVGHTVPLHKLRQFQELGHEIQLLIGDFTGRIGDPTGKSETRKQLTDYEIKENAKTYFQQFGKIIDMEKTEVHFNSKWLSVLNFADVLELAGKVTVARMLERDDFEKRYKSNQPISVHEFFYPLMQGYDSVALETDIELGGTDQKFNLLMGRQLQDEFGKEKQVAMMLPLIEGLDGVRKMSKSLNNYIGIDEHPNEIFGKSMSIPDDLMFKYYELATSVPIDEIRSMEEGFEKGTLHPRDLKVKLAKEFVLMYHGKEEADAAEQHFKTVFQKGDLPDDIPEHDWSGEDEVWIVDLIVELGLLNSKGEARRMIQNGGVKLNQEKVNDVQLQVHIEKDMIVQVGKRKFMKINK, encoded by the coding sequence ATGACGACTGAACATACGTTAACAACTGAACAGATGGAAGAGGTGGAACGCCAGCTATCGATTTTAAGAAGAGGTATTATCGAAGTCGTTCCTGAGGATGATTTAAAAAGAAAACTCGAAAAGTCAATTCGGACGAACACACCTTTAAAAGTAAAACTCGGTCTCGATCCATCTGCACCTGATGTCCATGTCGGACATACTGTTCCGCTTCATAAGCTAAGGCAATTCCAGGAGCTAGGCCATGAAATTCAATTATTGATCGGAGACTTCACAGGCAGAATCGGTGACCCAACAGGAAAATCTGAAACAAGAAAGCAACTGACGGATTATGAAATTAAGGAGAATGCAAAAACATACTTCCAGCAATTCGGAAAGATCATCGACATGGAAAAAACGGAAGTGCATTTCAATTCAAAGTGGTTATCAGTATTGAATTTCGCTGATGTGCTTGAGCTGGCTGGTAAAGTTACGGTGGCGCGTATGTTGGAACGTGATGATTTTGAAAAGCGATACAAATCTAATCAGCCGATTTCGGTCCATGAATTTTTCTATCCGCTAATGCAAGGGTACGATTCAGTCGCATTGGAAACTGATATCGAGCTTGGAGGAACAGATCAAAAATTCAACTTGTTGATGGGACGTCAATTGCAGGACGAATTCGGAAAAGAAAAGCAGGTTGCGATGATGCTGCCATTGATCGAAGGACTCGATGGAGTCCGAAAGATGTCTAAGTCGCTAAACAACTACATTGGGATTGATGAACATCCTAACGAGATCTTTGGTAAATCGATGTCGATACCAGATGACCTCATGTTTAAATACTATGAACTAGCTACATCGGTTCCGATCGACGAAATTCGTTCAATGGAAGAAGGATTTGAAAAGGGTACGCTTCATCCGCGTGATTTGAAGGTGAAGCTTGCAAAAGAGTTCGTCCTGATGTATCACGGAAAAGAAGAAGCGGATGCAGCGGAACAGCATTTTAAAACGGTTTTCCAAAAAGGAGATCTTCCTGACGACATACCTGAGCATGATTGGAGCGGTGAAGATGAAGTGTGGATCGTGGACTTGATCGTCGAGCTCGGTTTACTGAACTCAAAAGGGGAAGCAAGACGCATGATTCAAAACGGCGGCGTAAAACTTAACCAGGAGAAAGTAAATGATGTCCAGCTTCAGGTGCATATCGAAAAGGATATGATCGTTCAAGTCGGTAAGCGGAAATTCATGAAAATTAATAAATAG